From the genome of Chania multitudinisentens RB-25, one region includes:
- a CDS encoding outer membrane usher protein, with amino-acid sequence MMSIPRVGVSVPRTRLLPLLIALALANGKASAAGPIEFNTDVLDVQDRSNIDLGRFARAGYVMPGEYSLVVNVNQQELPEQSIPFYPAEKDATSTEACLSPILVEQMGLKEEFTRQLVWWHNGQCLAIASLEGMTVRPDLGSNTLYLSIPQAYLEYSAADWDPPARWDDGIPGLLLDYNLNAQNQRQTQNGNVQKGYNLNGNGVVGANAGSWRLRASWQGQIDHQTGSGQPTRRNFEWTQYIAYRAIPRLRAKLTVGEDFLNSDIFDSFRYTGFGLVSDDAMLPPNLRGYAPEVSGVARTNARVVVSQQGRVLYETLVAAGLFRIQDLSNTVSGLMDVRVEEQDGSVQAFSINTASIPYLTRPGMLRYKLASGRPTDWRHRTQGPLFGSGEFSWGINNGWSLFGGGVAGDEYNALALGIGRDLMAFGALSFDVTQSWARLPRQESLSGGSYRLRYSKNFDQISGQVTFAGYRFSERSFMTMSEFIEARNLGTRSQNSKEMYSVSYSQQFVGIGLMANLNYDHQTYWDRDANDRYSLSLMRYFDFGRFKNLSLSMTGYRNQYNGLNDDGVFLSLSLPWGNYDSMSYSGTLDRNDNTHRVSYTARVNDRDSYQVSSGWTRKGALASGFYNHQADWAQINATASTQVGSYSVVGLALQGGMTATREGAALHRGAIHGGTRLLVDTDGVAGIPISNYGAPVLTNRFGKAVVADMNNYYRNQVSIVLDQLPENAEATKSVVQATLTEGAIGYRRFDVVAGEKAMAVIRLADGTMPPFGATVQNRKKRDVGIVNDGGSVYLSGIERGEMMTVHWDEQAQCELTLPTELLADGMSELLLPCRAIAPKTETTDLATVQATVETRR; translated from the coding sequence ATGATGAGCATTCCACGTGTAGGAGTATCAGTTCCACGTACCCGTTTGTTGCCGTTACTGATTGCGCTGGCACTGGCGAATGGCAAGGCATCTGCGGCCGGGCCTATCGAATTCAATACCGATGTGCTGGATGTACAAGACCGCAGCAATATTGATTTGGGGCGTTTTGCCCGCGCAGGCTATGTGATGCCAGGTGAATACAGCCTGGTGGTCAATGTTAATCAACAAGAATTGCCAGAACAATCGATCCCGTTTTACCCGGCGGAAAAGGACGCAACCAGTACGGAAGCCTGCCTTTCACCGATATTGGTAGAGCAGATGGGGCTAAAGGAAGAATTTACCCGTCAACTGGTCTGGTGGCATAACGGTCAGTGTCTGGCGATCGCCAGTCTTGAAGGGATGACGGTGCGCCCTGATTTAGGCAGCAACACGCTGTATCTCAGTATTCCCCAGGCTTATCTGGAGTACAGCGCCGCCGATTGGGACCCGCCTGCGCGCTGGGATGATGGCATTCCTGGGTTGCTGCTGGATTACAACCTCAACGCGCAGAATCAGCGCCAGACGCAAAATGGCAATGTGCAGAAGGGGTATAACCTGAACGGTAACGGCGTGGTGGGGGCCAACGCGGGAAGCTGGCGGTTGCGTGCCAGTTGGCAGGGGCAAATCGATCATCAGACCGGCTCAGGGCAGCCGACCCGGCGAAATTTCGAATGGACACAGTACATCGCCTACCGGGCGATACCACGGTTACGCGCCAAGCTGACGGTGGGCGAGGATTTCCTGAATTCCGACATTTTTGACAGTTTCCGTTACACCGGTTTTGGCTTGGTGAGCGATGACGCCATGCTGCCACCCAACCTGCGCGGCTATGCGCCGGAAGTCAGTGGAGTGGCGCGTACCAACGCCCGCGTAGTGGTCAGCCAGCAAGGACGGGTGCTGTATGAAACGCTGGTGGCGGCCGGGCTGTTCCGTATTCAGGATTTGAGCAATACCGTCTCCGGGCTGATGGATGTGCGGGTTGAAGAACAGGATGGCAGCGTACAGGCGTTCAGCATCAATACGGCCAGTATTCCTTACCTGACGCGGCCGGGCATGCTGCGCTACAAACTGGCCAGCGGCCGGCCGACCGACTGGCGGCACCGCACACAGGGCCCGCTGTTTGGCAGCGGTGAATTCTCCTGGGGGATCAACAATGGCTGGTCATTGTTCGGGGGTGGTGTGGCCGGTGATGAGTACAACGCCTTGGCGCTGGGGATCGGCCGTGATCTGATGGCGTTTGGCGCATTATCGTTTGACGTGACGCAGTCATGGGCGCGTTTGCCACGGCAGGAATCTCTGTCAGGGGGCTCGTACCGCCTGCGTTATTCGAAGAACTTCGATCAGATTAGTGGGCAGGTGACCTTTGCCGGCTACCGCTTCTCGGAACGCAGCTTTATGACCATGAGCGAGTTTATTGAAGCGCGCAACCTGGGCACCCGCAGCCAGAACAGCAAAGAAATGTACTCGGTGTCTTACAGCCAGCAGTTCGTTGGTATCGGGCTGATGGCCAACCTGAACTATGACCACCAGACTTACTGGGATCGGGATGCCAACGATCGCTATAGCCTGTCGCTGATGCGTTACTTTGATTTCGGCCGCTTCAAGAACCTCAGCCTGTCGATGACCGGTTACCGCAATCAATACAATGGGTTGAATGATGATGGGGTGTTCCTGTCGCTGTCGCTGCCTTGGGGCAACTATGACTCAATGAGCTACAGCGGCACGCTAGACCGTAATGACAACACACACCGGGTGAGTTACACCGCCCGTGTGAATGATCGTGACAGCTATCAGGTGAGCAGCGGCTGGACCCGCAAAGGTGCGCTGGCGAGCGGCTTCTATAACCACCAGGCGGATTGGGCGCAGATTAATGCCACCGCCAGTACTCAGGTCGGGAGCTACAGCGTGGTGGGGTTGGCTTTGCAGGGGGGGATGACCGCGACCCGTGAAGGGGCGGCGCTGCACCGGGGGGCAATACATGGTGGAACTCGTCTGCTGGTTGATACCGACGGGGTGGCGGGGATCCCCATTAGTAACTATGGCGCACCGGTGCTGACCAACCGTTTCGGCAAAGCGGTGGTAGCGGATATGAACAACTATTACCGCAACCAGGTAAGTATCGTTCTTGACCAGTTGCCGGAGAATGCCGAAGCGACGAAGTCGGTGGTGCAGGCGACTTTGACCGAAGGGGCGATAGGCTACCGCCGCTTTGACGTCGTTGCGGGGGAAAAAGCGATGGCGGTGATCCGGCTGGCGGACGGCACCATGCCGCCCTTTGGGGCCACCGTGCAGAATCGGAAAAAACGCGATGTGGGGATCGTCAACGACGGTGGCAGCGTGTACCTGAGCGGCATTGAACGCGGTGAGATGATGACGGTGCATTGGGATGAACAGGCGCAGTGCGAGTTGACATTGCCTACTGAACTGCTGGCTGACGGAATGAGTGAACTGCTGTTGCCATGCCGGGCGATAGCCCCGAAAACAGAGACCACAGACCTGGCCACCGTGCAGGCGACGGTGGAGACAAGACGATAA
- a CDS encoding fimbrial protein has protein sequence MNGTIVVPACNIDVKSRDQVIEMGVLPFEQIVNNSQALARPFSIGLVNCALKHAGDNILIRQHFRATFDGRNDGGYFGVEGEARGVALALSDALGNEATPGEALPPQIPVLQAKEMQLHYTARMVSNNQPLQAGTYNALVRYQLEYH, from the coding sequence ATGAACGGAACAATCGTTGTCCCCGCCTGCAATATTGATGTGAAAAGCCGTGACCAGGTTATTGAGATGGGGGTGCTGCCCTTTGAGCAGATAGTCAATAACAGTCAGGCATTGGCACGTCCTTTCAGTATCGGGCTGGTAAATTGTGCGCTGAAGCATGCAGGCGATAACATCTTGATCAGGCAGCATTTTCGCGCCACGTTTGATGGGCGTAATGACGGTGGATATTTTGGTGTTGAAGGGGAGGCCCGAGGCGTTGCACTGGCACTGAGTGATGCACTGGGTAATGAAGCTACTCCCGGTGAAGCATTGCCGCCGCAGATACCGGTATTACAGGCTAAGGAGATGCAGCTGCACTACACCGCACGTATGGTGAGCAACAATCAGCCGTTGCAGGCCGGCACTTACAATGCCCTAGTGCGCTATCAGTTGGAATACCACTGA
- a CDS encoding ester cyclase has product MMKKMNLLKIAVLSTCLINLPAFSAENKPDDFSTTSDANADKRINKSLEEFKAEREQVEKNLRNFDDLDFNVYSHQKWDEMNRSHAEDIIVNYPDGTKTYGLKEHLDRSKKIFAFAPDTENPIHHVRIGQGNYTAVTGVWRGTFTKPMVLSDGTVIQPTGKRFEIEMATIGRWNEQGTMDEEWLFYDDYTFMKQLGLLK; this is encoded by the coding sequence ATGATGAAAAAAATGAATTTATTAAAGATAGCCGTTCTTTCAACCTGTTTAATTAACCTGCCTGCATTTTCTGCTGAAAATAAACCTGATGATTTCTCTACGACATCAGATGCGAATGCTGATAAGCGGATCAACAAAAGTTTAGAAGAGTTTAAAGCAGAAAGAGAGCAGGTAGAAAAAAACCTGCGAAATTTTGATGACTTGGATTTCAATGTTTATAGTCACCAAAAGTGGGATGAAATGAACAGAAGCCATGCCGAAGATATCATTGTTAATTATCCCGATGGCACCAAAACCTATGGTCTAAAAGAACACCTTGATAGATCAAAGAAAATATTTGCTTTTGCCCCTGATACTGAAAACCCGATTCACCACGTGCGTATTGGCCAGGGTAACTACACGGCAGTTACCGGTGTCTGGCGTGGCACATTCACTAAGCCAATGGTGTTGTCGGATGGTACTGTGATCCAACCGACAGGTAAGCGCTTTGAAATCGAGATGGCGACCATTGGCCGGTGGAATGAGCAAGGGACAATGGATGAAGAGTGGTTGTTCTACGATGACTATACTTTTATGAAGCAATTAGGGTTGTTGAAATAA
- a CDS encoding fimbria/pilus periplasmic chaperone, with product MKRNNIGMVLASGTLLCAMTAQVQAAIALDRTRIIFAGGDKSISLSVKNDNLQLPYLAQGWIEDAAGNKVTSPLAVLPPVQRIEAGAKSQVKIQALPVVSQLPQDRETLYYFNLREIPPKSDKANTLQIALQTRIKLFYRPKSLMKTTAEMATPWQEQLTLTKQGDKYVVNNPTPYYVTLVDAGSQKGISAPGFEPLMLDPKSSAPLGVGIAVLGDSPALTYVNDYGGRPVLTFRCGGTGCQVVSEKKG from the coding sequence ATGAAGAGAAACAATATAGGGATGGTGTTGGCTAGCGGAACCTTGCTGTGTGCAATGACGGCACAGGTTCAGGCGGCCATTGCGCTGGATCGTACCCGGATTATCTTTGCCGGGGGAGATAAGTCCATCAGCCTGAGTGTGAAAAATGACAATCTGCAATTACCGTACCTGGCACAGGGTTGGATAGAAGATGCCGCAGGTAATAAGGTGACCAGCCCGTTGGCCGTGCTGCCGCCGGTGCAGCGCATTGAAGCGGGGGCGAAAAGCCAGGTAAAAATTCAGGCGTTGCCGGTGGTGAGCCAACTGCCGCAGGACCGGGAAACCTTGTACTACTTTAACCTGCGTGAAATCCCGCCAAAGAGCGATAAGGCGAACACCTTGCAGATCGCGCTGCAAACGCGCATCAAGCTGTTTTATCGGCCCAAGAGCCTGATGAAGACTACCGCAGAGATGGCGACACCCTGGCAGGAACAACTGACCCTAACGAAGCAGGGCGATAAATATGTGGTTAATAACCCAACGCCTTATTACGTGACGCTGGTGGATGCGGGGAGCCAGAAGGGGATAAGTGCACCAGGTTTTGAACCGCTGATGCTGGATCCGAAGAGCAGCGCCCCGTTGGGGGTAGGCATTGCTGTATTGGGCGATTCACCGGCGTTGACCTACGTCAACGACTATGGTGGCCGCCCGGTACTGACGTTCCGCTGTGGCGGAACCGGTTGCCAAGTGGTGTCGGAGAAAAAGGGTTAA
- a CDS encoding glutathione S-transferase family protein — MLTIWGRANSNNVKKALWCAAELELNYNHINAGGPYGKVNEELYRSLNPNGLVPLLQDGDFVLWESNTIVRYLAAKFGQAPFYPQDLPTRAAAEKWMDWATSTIVAPFRTVFWGLVRTPAEQRDYAAIAAATAELEQHFTIIEQTLATQPYLSGAAFGIGDIPLGSFIYAWFEMPIKRQPRPHMERWYQQLCARPAYQNTVMIPLT, encoded by the coding sequence ATGTTGACCATCTGGGGCCGGGCAAACTCGAATAATGTCAAAAAAGCACTCTGGTGTGCCGCAGAGTTGGAGCTGAATTATAACCATATCAACGCCGGGGGGCCTTATGGCAAAGTGAACGAGGAGCTCTATCGCTCACTCAATCCCAACGGATTGGTGCCACTGCTGCAAGACGGCGATTTTGTCCTGTGGGAATCCAATACTATTGTGCGCTATCTGGCAGCCAAGTTCGGCCAGGCACCGTTTTATCCGCAGGATCTGCCAACGCGCGCTGCCGCAGAAAAATGGATGGACTGGGCCACGTCAACCATCGTCGCCCCATTCCGTACCGTATTTTGGGGCCTGGTGCGCACGCCAGCCGAACAGCGTGATTATGCCGCCATTGCAGCCGCTACCGCCGAACTGGAACAACACTTCACTATCATTGAGCAAACGCTGGCAACACAGCCCTATCTTTCCGGCGCAGCCTTCGGCATCGGTGATATCCCACTCGGCAGCTTTATCTATGCCTGGTTTGAAATGCCGATTAAACGCCAACCACGCCCGCACATGGAGCGCTGGTATCAGCAGCTGTGCGCCCGCCCCGCTTACCAAAACACGGTCATGATACCGCTTACCTGA
- a CDS encoding magnesium and cobalt transport protein CorA — protein MEPQTMVVNSVAYKAGKRLNDITIDDISDVVKEPDTFVWLGLWQPEDAFMRKIQEEFSLHDLAIEDALCAHQRPKIETYGDSLFIVVKTAQWEKEEVEYGETHFFVGKNFLITVRHGASSSYTPIRVKAEENPKLLSHGPGFALYSVLDFIVDNYRHIVGKFEMMIEDIESNMFKSEFDETAIENVYSLRRHLLGLRNAALPMDEICNQLIHLHDNVIHKELRAYVRDVQDHARHVASTLDDMREMLTNAMHVNLALVTVKQNEVVKRLAGWGAILAIPTVIFSLYGMNFADMPELKFPWAYHTTLGVTVIGCIFLYRKLKRSGWL, from the coding sequence ATGGAACCTCAGACCATGGTTGTAAACAGCGTGGCGTATAAGGCTGGCAAACGGTTGAATGACATTACAATTGATGACATCAGCGACGTAGTCAAAGAGCCAGATACCTTTGTCTGGCTAGGATTATGGCAACCTGAAGATGCCTTTATGCGCAAGATTCAGGAAGAATTCAGCCTGCACGATTTGGCTATTGAAGATGCGCTTTGTGCCCACCAGCGCCCCAAAATTGAAACCTATGGCGATTCGCTGTTCATCGTCGTAAAAACCGCGCAATGGGAAAAAGAAGAAGTAGAGTACGGCGAAACACACTTTTTCGTTGGTAAAAATTTCTTGATCACCGTGCGCCACGGAGCATCTTCCAGCTATACGCCAATCCGGGTCAAGGCAGAAGAAAACCCAAAGTTACTGAGCCATGGGCCAGGGTTTGCCCTGTATTCCGTACTGGATTTCATCGTCGACAACTATCGCCATATTGTCGGTAAATTTGAAATGATGATCGAAGATATCGAATCCAATATGTTCAAATCGGAGTTTGATGAAACGGCGATTGAAAACGTCTACAGCCTGCGCCGGCACCTGCTTGGCCTGCGCAATGCAGCGTTACCGATGGATGAAATTTGCAATCAGTTGATTCACCTGCATGATAACGTGATCCACAAAGAGCTACGTGCCTACGTGCGCGATGTGCAGGATCACGCCCGGCATGTGGCTAGTACCCTGGATGATATGCGTGAAATGCTGACCAACGCCATGCACGTCAATCTGGCGCTGGTCACCGTGAAGCAAAACGAAGTGGTCAAACGGTTAGCTGGCTGGGGGGCGATTCTGGCGATCCCTACGGTAATATTCAGCCTGTATGGGATGAACTTTGCTGATATGCCGGAACTGAAGTTTCCCTGGGCCTACCATACCACGCTGGGCGTAACGGTTATTGGCTGCATTTTTCTATACCGAAAACTTAAGCGTTCGGGGTGGCTGTAA
- a CDS encoding DUF4225 domain-containing protein, with protein MDNYFGFREQVKNYYLEMALAEAHALTRIANRASAFYLKNTQVRFSFRKEIDDLVNRHLSTCRAATTQEGQRNAFVCLKAEHNSLRMQYESLQLNKAAKAVYLEIKKENGIYTYVVKAVGVVAGISQLASGIAMVIASQVTVVSGVTGVLLICHGTNNIYENAQYFFTGEEHTGYLRDLYRWTSTNVGYGEHGGDILYAGMDLSLSLRALFGKVLVPNGRSLLGISGRGVDTERLFYAMYNDSVTGFKTMGKFSLSLEIVGDYITISGAMK; from the coding sequence ATGGATAATTACTTTGGTTTTCGTGAGCAGGTAAAAAACTACTACCTTGAGATGGCTCTCGCAGAAGCACATGCGCTAACACGTATAGCTAACAGAGCATCTGCTTTCTACCTAAAAAATACACAGGTAAGATTTTCTTTTCGAAAAGAGATCGACGATTTAGTAAACCGCCATCTTTCAACTTGTCGTGCTGCAACCACGCAAGAGGGACAACGTAATGCATTTGTCTGTCTAAAAGCCGAACATAATTCGTTAAGAATGCAATATGAATCACTACAACTTAATAAAGCAGCCAAAGCCGTATATTTGGAAATAAAAAAAGAAAACGGTATATACACATATGTTGTTAAAGCAGTAGGCGTTGTCGCAGGAATATCACAACTAGCATCAGGAATAGCTATGGTAATAGCCTCACAAGTCACGGTAGTTAGTGGCGTTACGGGCGTTTTACTAATTTGTCATGGTACTAATAATATTTACGAAAATGCTCAATACTTCTTCACTGGCGAAGAACATACAGGTTATTTAAGAGACTTATATCGCTGGACGTCTACTAATGTTGGTTATGGTGAACATGGTGGCGATATTCTATATGCAGGCATGGATCTATCTCTTTCATTAAGGGCTTTATTTGGCAAGGTCTTAGTACCAAACGGTAGAAGCTTGTTAGGTATTAGTGGTAGAGGGGTAGACACTGAGAGATTATTTTATGCTATGTATAATGATTCAGTTACTGGCTTTAAAACCATGGGGAAATTCTCACTCTCATTGGAGATAGTAGGTGATTACATTACTATATCGGGGGCAATGAAATAG
- a CDS encoding fimbrial protein, protein MRFSARLLCMLVALPGLSLAADNLRFKGALVAEPCTLRVADENLSVDFDVIVDKYLYRNGRTLGQPLVLHLNDCDISLGNMVKLTFSGIENTKLHGLLAISGASQTSGIAIGIETTQGNLVALNTASYNQGLVAGNNTLNLRAYVQGEPEAITKKTITPGNFSASATFLLEYE, encoded by the coding sequence ATGCGATTTTCAGCGCGGTTACTGTGTATGTTGGTTGCTTTACCCGGCCTTTCTCTGGCTGCCGATAATCTACGTTTCAAAGGGGCATTAGTCGCAGAACCCTGTACGTTACGGGTAGCTGATGAAAACCTCAGTGTCGATTTTGATGTGATCGTAGATAAATACCTGTATCGCAATGGCCGCACTCTTGGGCAACCACTGGTGCTGCATTTGAATGATTGTGATATCAGCCTGGGCAATATGGTCAAGCTCACCTTTTCCGGTATTGAAAATACCAAACTGCATGGGTTATTGGCGATATCGGGTGCAAGCCAGACCAGCGGAATTGCCATTGGTATCGAAACAACGCAGGGCAATCTGGTGGCGTTAAATACGGCCAGTTATAACCAGGGGTTGGTTGCGGGGAATAATACGCTCAACCTGCGTGCCTATGTGCAAGGGGAACCCGAAGCGATTACCAAGAAAACGATTACCCCGGGTAACTTTAGCGCCAGTGCAACGTTTTTATTGGAATATGAGTAG
- a CDS encoding PQQ-dependent sugar dehydrogenase, producing MLRHMLVAGLLLSSSPLLHAAVIVTPLQDKLEHPWSMAFLPGDHGILITERPGRLRLWQEGKGLSAPIGGVPAVYAQGQGGLLDVVLALDFAASRRVYLSFAEAGDNGKAGTAVGYGQLSDDGARLDDFRVIFRQEPKLSVGNHFGSKLAFDRQGYLFITLGENNQRPTAQETDKLQGKVVRLTAEGKVPADNPLVGQVGKRPEIWSYGHRNPQGLALNPWSGEMWAHEHGPRGGDEINLLHAGKNYGWPIATYGVNYSGLAIPEAQGQQVAGTEQPLHYWKVSPGISGMAFYDAKRFPEWQHSLFIGALAQRELLRLTLQGDKVVAEERLLGDRNERIRDVRVGPDGYVYLLTDANNGKLLRVGDY from the coding sequence ATGCTACGTCATATGTTGGTTGCTGGCTTATTGTTGTCAAGTAGCCCTTTGCTGCATGCGGCAGTGATAGTCACGCCTTTGCAAGACAAGCTCGAGCATCCGTGGTCGATGGCCTTTTTGCCAGGCGATCACGGAATATTGATCACGGAACGCCCAGGCCGCCTGCGTTTGTGGCAAGAGGGAAAAGGGCTTTCGGCACCGATCGGCGGTGTGCCTGCCGTCTATGCGCAAGGGCAAGGGGGATTGTTGGATGTGGTGTTGGCTCTAGACTTTGCTGCCAGCCGCCGGGTGTATCTTAGCTTTGCCGAGGCCGGGGATAACGGCAAAGCGGGTACTGCGGTGGGCTATGGGCAACTGAGTGACGATGGGGCGCGCTTGGATGATTTCCGCGTAATTTTCCGCCAGGAGCCCAAATTGTCCGTAGGGAATCATTTTGGCTCTAAATTAGCGTTTGATCGCCAAGGCTACCTGTTTATTACGCTGGGTGAAAATAACCAGCGGCCAACGGCGCAGGAAACCGATAAGTTGCAGGGCAAGGTGGTACGCCTGACTGCGGAAGGCAAGGTTCCTGCGGATAACCCGTTGGTCGGCCAGGTGGGTAAACGACCCGAGATCTGGTCTTATGGTCATCGTAACCCACAAGGGTTGGCGCTGAATCCCTGGAGTGGCGAGATGTGGGCGCACGAGCATGGCCCACGCGGTGGTGATGAAATCAATCTCCTGCACGCGGGTAAAAACTATGGTTGGCCAATCGCCACTTACGGGGTGAATTATTCAGGATTGGCGATCCCAGAAGCTCAAGGGCAGCAGGTAGCGGGAACTGAACAACCATTACATTACTGGAAAGTGTCGCCGGGTATCAGCGGGATGGCATTTTATGACGCTAAACGCTTTCCTGAATGGCAGCATTCATTGTTTATCGGAGCTTTGGCCCAACGGGAACTGCTCCGCTTGACGTTGCAGGGTGACAAAGTGGTTGCTGAAGAACGCCTGTTGGGGGATCGCAATGAGCGTATTCGCGACGTCCGCGTTGGGCCAGATGGCTATGTTTATCTGTTGACCGATGCTAATAACGGCAAGTTATTGCGGGTGGGTGACTACTAG
- a CDS encoding YdgH/BhsA/McbA-like domain containing protein, producing MKNVKTTLLVVALVALSSSAFAQSISATGSTLASAEAKIAAQAQKAGAAYKITSAQMNNQVHMTAELLTDQ from the coding sequence ATGAAGAATGTTAAAACTACCCTGCTGGTAGTCGCTCTGGTGGCCTTATCGTCCAGCGCTTTTGCTCAAAGCATTTCAGCAACAGGATCAACGCTTGCTAGCGCAGAAGCCAAAATTGCGGCCCAGGCGCAAAAAGCGGGTGCCGCATACAAAATTACCAGCGCTCAAATGAACAATCAGGTTCATATGACAGCAGAACTCCTTACTGACCAGTAA
- a CDS encoding YdgH/BhsA/McbA-like domain containing protein, which translates to MTAMSSSAFAQSISATGSTLASAEAKIAAQAQKAGAAYKITSAQMNNQVYMTAELTAK; encoded by the coding sequence ATGACAGCAATGTCGTCCAGTGCTTTTGCTCAAAGCATTTCAGCAACGGGGTCAACGCTTGCTAGCGCCGAAGCAAAAATTGCCGCACAAGCGCAAAAAGCGGGTGCCGCATACAAAATTACCAGTGCTCAAATGAACAATCAGGTTTATATGACCGCTGAGCTGACTGCAAAGTAA
- a CDS encoding fimbrial protein: protein MKLNNIALATVLSLGMVSLANANEGSGVVKFTGQVIDAPCSIAPESTDQTRDFGQVANVSLVNGGKSRAQNFDIRLQGCDLSGAKNKVQVTFSGSAGGATGATNTLLAISGVRGASIAMFDGSNQPITLGTATTVQNLLAGDNILRFSAYLQGHTGTTVADIEEGDFSAITNFTLAYN from the coding sequence ATGAAACTGAATAACATTGCTCTGGCTACAGTTCTGTCTCTGGGGATGGTGTCTTTGGCAAACGCAAATGAAGGGTCAGGCGTTGTGAAATTTACGGGCCAGGTCATTGATGCGCCTTGCTCTATCGCGCCGGAAAGCACCGATCAGACCAGAGACTTTGGCCAGGTAGCGAACGTGTCGCTGGTGAACGGCGGCAAATCCAGGGCTCAAAACTTTGATATCAGGCTACAGGGCTGCGATCTCTCTGGTGCCAAGAACAAAGTGCAGGTGACCTTCAGCGGTTCAGCGGGTGGGGCTACGGGTGCAACTAATACCCTGCTGGCTATCAGCGGTGTTCGTGGTGCGAGTATTGCTATGTTTGATGGTTCTAACCAACCGATCACGCTGGGGACTGCTACCACCGTTCAGAACCTGCTGGCTGGGGATAACATCCTGAGGTTCTCTGCTTATCTGCAAGGGCACACGGGTACAACGGTGGCGGATATTGAAGAAGGTGATTTCAGCGCAATCACCAACTTTACGTTGGCATACAACTAA
- a CDS encoding fimbrial protein, with protein MQHYYPVPGGHCQGEMKPRRVGLCYTVGLWYALLTLAPANANMPVNIRGTVIVPPPCTINNNQTIQVDFGDEVMTSRIDGVNYKQAITYSLSCDIQKSNNLQMRIQGNGASFNLGVLRTNKTELGIALYRGTQPLNINTWFNYTYPSQPVLYAVPVKRSGTNLTGGEFTASATLLIDYQ; from the coding sequence ATGCAACATTATTATCCTGTTCCGGGCGGGCATTGTCAGGGGGAAATGAAACCGAGGCGTGTGGGGCTCTGTTACACCGTAGGGCTCTGGTACGCTTTGCTGACACTTGCCCCGGCCAACGCCAATATGCCGGTAAATATCAGAGGGACGGTGATCGTTCCTCCGCCTTGTACGATTAATAATAACCAGACTATTCAGGTGGATTTCGGTGATGAGGTGATGACCAGCCGTATCGATGGCGTTAACTATAAACAGGCAATTACTTATAGCCTGAGCTGCGATATCCAAAAATCCAATAATCTGCAAATGCGCATACAGGGCAATGGGGCCAGTTTTAATCTGGGTGTATTGAGAACCAATAAAACCGAGCTGGGCATCGCATTGTACCGGGGCACACAACCGCTAAATATCAACACCTGGTTTAATTATACCTATCCCAGCCAGCCTGTGCTGTATGCAGTACCCGTCAAGCGGAGCGGCACAAACTTGACGGGCGGGGAATTTACCGCCTCTGCGACGTTATTAATTGATTATCAGTGA
- a CDS encoding fimbrial protein, with product MRIFLLSLLVAGLGSYLPVALAAGGDMTFRGTLIEPPPCSINSGNNIFVDFGERVGIKKVDGVNYMQGINYTLVCEPNTYGWVLKLKLMGSSTAFDNAAVQTNISNLGIKILRDDQPFVLGSDISITPANKPQLKAVPVQRPGVLLNEGPFEAVATLLADYQ from the coding sequence ATGCGGATTTTTTTGTTATCCCTGCTGGTGGCGGGGTTGGGCAGTTATTTACCGGTGGCGCTCGCAGCGGGGGGCGATATGACATTTCGTGGAACACTGATCGAGCCTCCTCCCTGTTCCATCAACAGTGGCAATAACATCTTTGTGGATTTCGGCGAACGAGTCGGGATTAAAAAGGTCGATGGCGTTAATTATATGCAGGGCATTAATTATACGCTGGTCTGCGAACCTAATACCTATGGTTGGGTGTTGAAACTGAAGCTGATGGGCAGCAGTACTGCGTTTGATAATGCGGCGGTGCAAACCAATATCAGCAATCTGGGAATTAAGATCCTGCGTGATGACCAGCCGTTTGTACTGGGCAGCGATATCAGCATTACGCCGGCTAACAAACCGCAATTGAAGGCCGTGCCTGTGCAACGGCCGGGCGTATTGTTAAACGAAGGCCCTTTTGAAGCGGTAGCAACGCTGCTGGCCGACTACCAATAA